The Acidobacteriota bacterium region GAGTTAGCTCGCCAACTTTTTCAATCAACGATTCATGGTGTCCATATTTTTCGATTTCGGCGACAAGGCGACTGCCGACCACCGCGGCATCGGCGTGTTGCCAGACTTCGGCAACTTGTTCGGGAGTTGAAACGCCAAATCCTACGGCAACCGGCAAATCCGTAAAACGTCGCACACGCCCCACCAGACTTGCCGCCGACTCCGATAAACTCTGTTGCACCCCCGTGACTCCGGTTCGCGATACCGCATAGACAAACCCGGTGCAAACGTCAGCGATTAATTTCAAGCGGGCATCGGTGCTCGTCGGCGCGACCAAAAATATCGTATCAATGTTGGCTTCACGCATCTGTTTGATGTATTCACCGGCTTCTTCGGGCACGAGGTCGGTTATCAACACCCCATCAACTTCGGCTTCACTTAATTCCTTACCCATATTGTCCAGTGATAACAACGGGTTCAAATAGCTGAAGAGCACAATCGGCACATCGCAATGCCGGCGAATGCGTTTGACTAGGTTGAGACAATCGCGCACGCTCACTTGATTCAACAAGGCGCGCTCCGAAGCCCGTTGAATCACCACTCCATCCGCCATCGGGTCGGAAAACGGCACCCCGAGTTCGATAATATCCGCGCCGGTTTTCGCGAGTTCGAGAATGATTTTTTCTGTCGCTTCGAGATTCGGATCGCCCGCCGTGATATAAGGAATAAACGCCTGGCGTTTCGCTTTTTTCAACGCTGCAAATCTTGTTTTAATTCTGCTCATTTTCTAACGTCTCAATACAACATTTAAAAAATTAAACTGGCAATCTGAAATTAATCCGAATCACCATTCGCACTTGCTTACAATTTTTAATTGCGTCTTTTGCATCAGATTTAGTGGCTGTAATTCCCGGATAGCGATAGGCAACAGCAAATGGATTAAGGTAAATCAAAAATGGTTGCAAGACTACCCAATTTGGCTCCGAAGGTAAAATCAGTTGATGCAAAACCAATAAATCATGGGTTCTTCCAAAAGGAATTCCAGCTTCTTCCAATCCGGCTTTCAGATATTTTTCGGCACATTGTTGAGCATGAAAAACCGCCGCGTCATAGCTTGGATGTTTACGGGCGCGATAGCTCATATTGGCAACGTGCCAATCCTCTTCTGCCTTGTTTATCCATTCAAGCGTGGTCTTTTTCATACATCACCTTTCCACGCTCAAGGATTTCTCGAATAAACCGGTCGCCTATCTGTAATCTCTCGGAAATTTGTTCTGTAGTTCGCACCAGCAAATCCAGAGGCAAGATTCCTACCGTGTTAATGATGTGCGAGAGTAACTCAGACGCCTGGCGAAACGGGCTTCCTTCAAACGGCATCACAATTAACAAATCAACATCCGAATCAAGCGTCGGTTTACCATAAGCAAACGAACCAAACAGGACGATTTTTTCAGGCTTAAATTTGTTGACGATAGCTTGGCAAACCGCTTGAATTTGTTTGCGACGTTGACCCAAACTGATTCCTATTACAGATTCATCAGGTAATTCGGCAGTGCGATAATTTCGGTTCAACTGGCGGCTCATTGGAATCACTCCATTGTCAATCAGTCATTTTGGCTTTTACGTTGTTTGCCGTGCTATTAAGGAATAAACGCCTGGCGTTTCGCTTTTTTCAACGCTGCAAATCTGGCTTCGATTCGTGTCATCGTTTGATTGGAGCGGGAATTTGTTAAAACGCCTTCCACTCCCCTTCTCCCCTTCACCCTTTCTCCCCTTCTTCCAATAGTGGCATCACGGTATTGACATCTTTATCGCCGCGCCCCGAAAGATTGACAACGATGATTTCATCGCGCTTCATCTTAGGCGCGGTCTTAATCACTTCGGCTACGGCGTGGGCGCTTTCCAGCGCCGGAATGATGCCTTCGAGTTTCGCCAGAAGTTGAAACGCCGCTAATGCCTCTTCATCATTTGCCGAAGTATAAGCGATGCGTTCAGCGTCATGCAGGTAAGCGTGTTCGGGCCCGATTGCCGAATAATCCAGTCCTGCGGAAATCGAATGCGTCAGCGCGATTTGTCCCGCCTCATCCTGCAAAATATAACTGCGCGTCCCTTGCAACACGCCGGGTTTTCCGCCGCTGAAACGCGCCGCGTGTTCGCCCAGTTTGATTTCGCGTCCGCCCGCCTCGACGCCGAGCATTCTCACATCTTCATCTTTAATGAATTCGTAAAACAGCCCGATGGCATTGCTGCCGCCACCGACGCAGGCAATCAATAAATCAGGCAATCGCCCTTCGGCTTGCAAAATCTGTTCGCGCGCTTCGCGTCCAATCACCGATTGAAAATCCCTGACCATCATCGGGTAAGGGTGCGGACCCAGGGCTGAACCTAATAAATAATAGGTATCCCCGACATTCGTAACCCAATCGCGCAACGCTTCATTGATGGCGTCTTTCAATGTCCGGCTGCCCGCATCAACGCCGACGACATCCGCACCGAGCAGTCGCATGCGAAAAACATTCAACTCCTGACGGCGCATATCTTCGGTGCCCATATAAACCACACATTGCAGATTCATCAATGCGCACACGGTCGCCGTCGCCACGCCATGTTGTCCCGCGCCGGTTTCGGCAATGATGCGCGGTTTGTTCATGCGCCGCGCCAGTAACGCCTGTCCAATAGCGTTGTTGATTTTATGCGCGCCGGTGTGACAGAGGTCTTCGCGTTTGAGATAAATTTTCGCGCCGCCGAGATAGTTGGTTAAGCGTTCGGCAAACATTAACGGCGTCGCTCTGCCGACAAACTTAGAAAGCAGATTGTTGAATTCCGCCTGAAACCCGGTGTCCTGTTTTGCCGCTTCATAAGCTACGGTCAACGCTTCGAGCGGCTGCATCAAGGTTTCCGGGACAAAGCGCCCGCCGTATTGCCCAAAATGACCGCCTGCATCCGGTAAGTGATAATTATTCATGCTTTATTACTGCGCTTTTTGATTAATTTCGTCAAAATTTCGTTACTTTTTTTTAAGAACAGTGATATAACTCGCCTGCTATTTAACAGCCTGTCATCACCTGCAAAACGAAGGCTGGATTATAGCATAGAAGTCCGAAAGTGGAATTCACAGCAACACGATAAACAGCCGTTTCATTGACAATCTTATTATGTGGGCTTGCAATTTTGCACAATCGTTTTTCTCACCCGACGTTCGGCAAACTTTTTGGTCAAGAACTATCTGTATCTTTTTATGTATCCCTTCGGGAGGCGCATTGCTGGCTAAAGTATACGGCATCGCGTCAATGAAAACCGTAACCCTTTATTTGATGTTGCCCGGCATGGTCGTCTTACTCACCTTCTGGATTTGGGCAATCAAATCAGGACAGTCACAACTAAGCAGAGATTTAATCATCGGCTTTTTAGGTGGGCTTGCCGGAACCATTGCTTACGACCTGGCGCGTGTGCCGTTCACATTTTCGGGGCAACGGATTTTTGCGCCCATCAGCGCCTATGGAATTTGGTTGTTAGATAGCGCCACATCTTCACGCCTGACCGAACTGGTCGGTTGGTCATATCATTTCTCGAACGGCATCACCTTCGGCATCATGTATGCTTTGCTGAGTCCGGGTCGCCATTTTGTTTATGCAATCATCTGGGCAGGTTTACTGGAAACCATCGCCATCCTTTCTCCGTTTGCAACTATTTTTCACCTGTCGGGAAATTATCAGGCAATCGCCATCGCCTACTTAGGACACCTGGCTTACGGGTTGCCTTTGGGTTTGATGATACAAAAGCCGGAAAAAACCTGGAATTTTACCAATCAGTACCGGTATGTTTTGCTGGCGAGCCTTTCAATGGCAACGGCGATGGCGGCGCTTTGGTTGCTGACTGCGCCCTCAATGCGCGAACGCGATGCGCGGGTGCAACCGCAAACCTTTCGCGTCGAGGGCAAGGCGCTAAATCCCGACTGGCTTCGTATAGAAAACCATGAGCAGATAAAAATTGATAATTCGCAAAGCGACGCGATTTCCGTGCGCGTCAAACAGACCAACCAAACGATGCAGGTCGAAAGCGAGCAAGTTGTGCCGATGCGATTTGAGAAGACGGGCATTTATCAAATCTTTATTGAAACCGATGCGATGACGAGAAGCAGTTTTATCATTGTCGAACCGGTTGAAATTAACAAATAGTCCAAAGGAGAAATCCGGTGGCTAATTGTGCGCGTTGTGGCGCTCCACTCAAACCCAATAAAAAGTTCTGCACGAAATGTGGCTTGCCGGTTGCGCCACCCATCGCGCCACAGGAAAAGTTCGTTGATGCTCAACCGACCAGACCGCCTGACCAAACGTCTGCGCCCGGCAATCTGCCACAGGCTTTTTGTATAAAATGCGGCGCGCCTTTAAAAGCCAATACCAGATTTTGTACGCGCTGCGGTGAACCGACATTAATCGTTGCGCCGCCCGGTTATTCTGTGCCCCAGCCATATGCTTCACCAACACCTCAACCTTTCCCTGCACAAAGCCATCTCGGACAGCAACAATTTGGTAAGCAACCCGTCCCGCATATTCAACCGGGCGCGCCCGTTGAGCAACCGGAGTTTAAAATCAAACCTTCGGGCAGGGTTATTCAACGCGAAGGTTTTCCTTTAAGGTTTGTTGCGGCAATCATTGATGGAGTGATTACTACGGTTCTGGTTTTCGCTCTCACTTTGGCGACAGGGCTTTTATGGATTTCCCCGGTCATTATTGGCGCTTATTATTTCATCGAGGTGTTATTTGGCTACACCATAGGCAAACGCCTGCTGGGTTTGATGGTTTTGGGCGCGGAAGGCGCTGACAACTCCACTGCAAACCTTTATCCATCGGCGACCGGCGCGCACTTGCCGCCCTTTGAAGTTACCCATGACGCCTTGAAGCGTCGTTGGCAATTAAAGGTCGGCATTATTTGTCTATGCAATCTGCTGATTACTTTACTTGGGCAACTCCAAGCGCCTGACCCGGTGCGCTGGCTTTTGTTATTACCCGGAATCATTTCGTTTTTTGCCAGCCTTTCGATTTTTGGCGCTGCCAAACAAACCTATTACGATAAATTGTCCAAAACTGCGGTATTCAAGGTTGATTTTCAAAGCGCCCCGCAAACCGCTAGACCGGGCAAAAATTTCATCACCACTTTTTTTGAAAGCCTCAGCCGTTTTATTAAAACCAATTCCGGCATATTCGATAAACACGGACGCTTTTCCGTCGCAGGGCTATTGTTGCTTCCTTTCAGAATTATTAAAGCGCGATTTAAAGCCTTCGTGCGCGGCTTTCTCATCGGCGCGATCATCCATTTTCTGGCGGTCGGTCTAAGCGGCGGTTTCGATGATGTCGCCGCCAATCCGCTGGCGAGTCTGTTGATTCCCACCACCAGTTCAATCTATTTTCCGCTGGCATCGGTTCTATGGATGATTGGCTCGATGGCGTTTTCATACATTCGAGCGAGCCGTTCAAAAACCAAAGCCCCACCGCTTAAATTTGCCGCATCAACCTTGATTCCTCTCTTCATCAGCATCGGCTGGTATCTGTTGCTGGCTAAACTGGGGCTTGCAGATGACGGCGGCTTATCGGAAATTGCCTCAGACCCAACGAATATTATCAATCAAGGCGGAGCAAACTTAGCCGGTCAAAGCGCCGGGCTTGGCGGCGTGCCAACCGGACTGGGCACCGCCATTGGCAACGCCATCCCTCCGGAGGTCAACGAAGAGCCGCCGGGTGACAAGAGCCGAGAGCCTTCTTATTACGCAAGTTCTCAAGCCTCCGATGCTTCATCAATGAGTCCTTCCTGGCAGTCGAGTATCAGTCCTTCCGGGATGGCTTCATCCGAGTCGCTGTCAAGCGGGTCATCCGATTCCTTGAGTTCCGATTCATCAGCTTTAAGCTCGTCGGGGCTTTCATCATCAAGCAGTTTGAGTTCTTCATCAGATAGTTTGTCATCGAGTCTCAGTTCCTCATCAGACAGTTTGTCTTCGAGTCTCAGCTCAACTTCCGACAGCAGCCTTTCATCATCCGATGTGAGCAGTTCGTCATCTGATAGTTCCGTCGTATCATCAGATTCTTCAACCTCTGGTTCGTGGGAGAGTTCGGCATCAAGTTTATCGGAGAGTTCTTCACCGGCAGCGAGCGAAAGTTCAAGTTCCGGTCCCTTGCTCTGGATAATCAGCATGACCGTTATCCCCACTCGTATAGAGAGGGGATATGATGATCCGGTGTGGGGACCGACGGTTTATTACACCTTTGACATCACCATGCCCTACATCAATAACACCGGCGATGATGTATTTTTCTCAGGGGATTCCTATACCGGCGGCAATATGTCCGACCATGAGCAGATCGACCCGAAAACCATTTTCAGTTCAACCGTGCATACCCGTTGGAGCTATTATCTGGGCAAAGGTCAACCGGTGGTTTTCAAGTATCACATCATCGGGCGAGATGGCATACGCAGCAACACCGTCACCTGGTCATGGCGTAGGGGCGATGCGATACCCGCGCCGCCGTCTTCATCAGCAAGCCCATCCGCGGAGCCTTCCAGTTCATCGCTTTCGCCAAGCCCGTCTTCTTCAGAATCGAGTTCTCTATCATCCGAAAGTTCTTCATCTTTGAGTTCAGCTTCGGAAAGTTCTTCATCGGAAAGTTCATCTTCAGAGATACAGTCTTCGAGTTCATCTTCAGAGAGTTCAAGTTCGGAATCATCCGCTTCATCGTCGGAAAGTGCTTCATCCGAAAGTTCATCTTCGGAGAGTTCAGCGTCATACAGTTCATCGGCTGGTTCGAGTTCAGAAAGTTCCAGCCCATCCGCTTCAAGCGAATCTTCATCATCTTCCGCTGCATCATCTGAAAGTCCTATCAGTGAGGATGAGTTGCGCCGCAACATTATCAATGCCATGAATCGGGCGAACCAGACCATCGGTTATGACGGGCACTTAGACCCGAATTTTTGGGACAATCAAGGGTGGGTGAATTGGACATTAAAACCCGGCGTCAAACCCAGTGATGCCATTGAAGC contains the following coding sequences:
- the trpB gene encoding tryptophan synthase subunit beta, with product MNNYHLPDAGGHFGQYGGRFVPETLMQPLEALTVAYEAAKQDTGFQAEFNNLLSKFVGRATPLMFAERLTNYLGGAKIYLKREDLCHTGAHKINNAIGQALLARRMNKPRIIAETGAGQHGVATATVCALMNLQCVVYMGTEDMRRQELNVFRMRLLGADVVGVDAGSRTLKDAINEALRDWVTNVGDTYYLLGSALGPHPYPMMVRDFQSVIGREAREQILQAEGRLPDLLIACVGGGSNAIGLFYEFIKDEDVRMLGVEAGGREIKLGEHAARFSGGKPGVLQGTRSYILQDEAGQIALTHSISAGLDYSAIGPEHAYLHDAERIAYTSANDEEALAAFQLLAKLEGIIPALESAHAVAEVIKTAPKMKRDEIIVVNLSGRGDKDVNTVMPLLEEGEKG
- a CDS encoding nucleotidyltransferase domain-containing protein, with the translated sequence MSRQLNRNYRTAELPDESVIGISLGQRRKQIQAVCQAIVNKFKPEKIVLFGSFAYGKPTLDSDVDLLIVMPFEGSPFRQASELLSHIINTVGILPLDLLVRTTEQISERLQIGDRFIREILERGKVMYEKDHA
- a CDS encoding HEPN domain-containing protein encodes the protein MKKTTLEWINKAEEDWHVANMSYRARKHPSYDAAVFHAQQCAEKYLKAGLEEAGIPFGRTHDLLVLHQLILPSEPNWVVLQPFLIYLNPFAVAYRYPGITATKSDAKDAIKNCKQVRMVIRINFRLPV
- the trpA gene encoding tryptophan synthase subunit alpha, which gives rise to MSRIKTRFAALKKAKRQAFIPYITAGDPNLEATEKIILELAKTGADIIELGVPFSDPMADGVVIQRASERALLNQVSVRDCLNLVKRIRRHCDVPIVLFSYLNPLLSLDNMGKELSEAEVDGVLITDLVPEEAGEYIKQMREANIDTIFLVAPTSTDARLKLIADVCTGFVYAVSRTGVTGVQQSLSESAASLVGRVRRFTDLPVAVGFGVSTPEQVAEVWQHADAAVVGSRLVAEIEKYGHHESLIEKVGELTQRLVSLRGVQ
- a CDS encoding zinc ribbon domain-containing protein; the encoded protein is MANCARCGAPLKPNKKFCTKCGLPVAPPIAPQEKFVDAQPTRPPDQTSAPGNLPQAFCIKCGAPLKANTRFCTRCGEPTLIVAPPGYSVPQPYASPTPQPFPAQSHLGQQQFGKQPVPHIQPGAPVEQPEFKIKPSGRVIQREGFPLRFVAAIIDGVITTVLVFALTLATGLLWISPVIIGAYYFIEVLFGYTIGKRLLGLMVLGAEGADNSTANLYPSATGAHLPPFEVTHDALKRRWQLKVGIICLCNLLITLLGQLQAPDPVRWLLLLPGIISFFASLSIFGAAKQTYYDKLSKTAVFKVDFQSAPQTARPGKNFITTFFESLSRFIKTNSGIFDKHGRFSVAGLLLLPFRIIKARFKAFVRGFLIGAIIHFLAVGLSGGFDDVAANPLASLLIPTTSSIYFPLASVLWMIGSMAFSYIRASRSKTKAPPLKFAASTLIPLFISIGWYLLLAKLGLADDGGLSEIASDPTNIINQGGANLAGQSAGLGGVPTGLGTAIGNAIPPEVNEEPPGDKSREPSYYASSQASDASSMSPSWQSSISPSGMASSESLSSGSSDSLSSDSSALSSSGLSSSSSLSSSSDSLSSSLSSSSDSLSSSLSSTSDSSLSSSDVSSSSSDSSVVSSDSSTSGSWESSASSLSESSSPAASESSSSGPLLWIISMTVIPTRIERGYDDPVWGPTVYYTFDITMPYINNTGDDVFFSGDSYTGGNMSDHEQIDPKTIFSSTVHTRWSYYLGKGQPVVFKYHIIGRDGIRSNTVTWSWRRGDAIPAPPSSSASPSAEPSSSSLSPSPSSSESSSLSSESSSSLSSASESSSSESSSSEIQSSSSSSESSSSESSASSSESASSESSSSESSASYSSSAGSSSESSSPSASSESSSSSAASSESPISEDELRRNIINAMNRANQTIGYDGHLDPNFWDNQGWVNWTLKPGVKPSDAIEAIFRNGSGSKMECLSAISAIYYKAILDTIGADKFNALFKNGMEVSTQSPVFNFFNTKDPSAPLEPGDWCYIKGHPDYHSEDFRKAFGKDVGAWQGENAIYLGNGKYTGLGLQEMTEDEMKQEMLKAYNDKVDMYNRTSYGRAHPKTHASINEITGLLRNNVFEPAI